The Stigmatella ashevillena genomic sequence ATCTGCTCGAAGCGCGCCACAATGCCATGAACGAAGCGCGGCTCCGTCTCGCCTTGCAGGCTCAACACTGCGGATTTGCCGACAACCTGGGAGAAGTCGAGCGCTGGGTTCTCGCAGGCCAGCTTGAGCTGAAAGGAGAACTGCTTCGAGACACCCTCCTCCCCGGAGAACTGGATGACCCGCATGGCATCGGGACTGCCCGCGACCTCGAACCGGAAGACCGAGGTACTTCCCAGCAATGAGACCCGTGCGACCATGATGTCTTCCTCGTTTCTGTGCGCGGCACTTCAGCCGCCGATGACAGGCGACTTGCGGACGAACCGCGGGGAGCGGAGCTGCTCGAGCATGAAGTCGGCCACGTCGGCCCGGGAGATGCGGAGCGGCACCTTGGATTGATCAATGGAAACTTGGTACTGCTTCCCAGCGGGACCATCCGTGAGCCGCGTGGGCCGGACGATGACCCACTCGAGTGGGCTCTCCCGGATCACCGCGACCCGGTGCTGCCAGCCCTCTGGAGTCTTCCGGGCGCGCAACGTCCCCATGAGCTTCTCGAAGAGCGCCGAGGGACCCCAGCCGTTCCCCTGCTCATGAAAGGGCATGTAGATGAGCCGTCGGACATGGTGCTCCCGCATCGCCGTGACGATGTTCTGCGTGCCCTGGGCAATGGCCTCACGGTCCTTCCTCCCCGTAGGGCCCAGCGCGCAGAGAACGACGGTTTGATCCTTCATGGCCGCGGCCACCGCGTCTGCGTCCTCGACACTTCCCTGCATGAGCCGCAGCCGTGCATGGGGCGCAGGAAGGTTCTTCAAGTCACGCGCGAAGGCGGTGACCCGGTGTCCCAGGCCGACCGCCTGGTCCACCAAAATCCGCCCTGTCCGGCCCGCGGCGCCAAAGATGAGCACGGGCAGTTCCGCCTCCTGGGGAGGAACCACGGGCCTGCTGGGGCCATAGGTCACCTCGTTCCCACGCCCTGTCACCGAGATGCGGATCTCCTCTGGCAGAGGCCGCCTCATGGAGAATCCTTCGCCTGGACACCCGCGGGAAGGGTCTTGGAAGGGCGCGGTGTGGCGATGAGCACGGGCTCGACGGGCGTGGCGCCCCCCCTCAACTCCTGACCCATCAATTGGATCCAGAGCGAGGATTCTGTTCCCACCAGCCGGTTGCCCTCCACCCGGAGCACTCGCTCGGCCTGCGCACGCCGGTAGGCCCGGGGCGGCATCGAGGGACGCTTGGGATCGATGTCATGCATGGACACCATCTCATTGAGGAGGATGCCCTCGGAGGTGAACTTGAGGGTGGAGCTCTGTTCCATCTTGCGCTGCAAACCTCCGGACACCTCCATCAACTGCTCACGTCCCAGGGGAAACCACGCAGGGCCCAGGCACCTGCCTGCCTCGCTCGTCACGGCCTCGGCGAAGAACCGGCCGTTGCGCATCGGTAGGAGACGGGCGAAGCGGTGACAGACAATGGGCTCTTCCTCAGTACATTGATCACCTTCCGCGACGAGCACGTCCACCTCGCCACTGCGCTCCAAGCGGAGCTTCGCCTGCTGCGGGAATGAACGCAGACTTCCCAGGGCCCTCACGATGATGCCCTTGTCGGTACGCTCCACCAGACCGATAGGGCCCAGGGCCTCTCCGTTGGAGAAACGGCGCGCGATAACCCAGACGAGGCGCACGTCCGCCTGGATGGTCTCCATCACGAGGTCCTCTTCCGTCAGCCGCTCGGCGGGCGGCAGTGGAATCACTTCAGGTCCTGCCTCGGAGCACTCATCCGCCGCAGGCTCGTTCCACACCACGGGAGAACCTGAACAGTCGAGCGTGGGCCGGGCGGCGGTGCCCTGCTTGCGATCGAAGCCGTGCAAGATCAGCGCGAACCAGTCATCGGGCGAGAGCACGGGCCGCTCCTCCCGGGTGACATCCACGAAGCACATGCCGGGCTTCCGCCGGGACGCACATCCAGACAGGAGTAGAAGGCTCGCGCAGACAACCATCAACACTCGGCTCATGATTCCCCCAGCCTCTCGACGCATGGGCTACGCCTGGGCTCCCGTGAAGTGTATCTGCCATTGCCCATCGGGGGCCAGCCCTACGCTCAGGCGCGGCGGCACGTCCCCGCCCACCAACCGCTGAAGCAGCTCGCGTGAGATTTCTGGCATCAAGGAATTCCGCAAGAGGTGCTCCACGTTGCGCGCCCCGGTCTCCGACTCGGTGCACCGGCGCGCCAGTTCGTCCACAAGCTCTGGGACAAAGACCGTCTCGATGCGGTGGGCCGCACGGAGCCGACCCGCGAGCGCGGCCAGCTTCATCCGGGTGATTTCCTTCATCACATCAGTGCCCACCGGCGTGAAGGGGACCAGGGTCATCCGGGCGAGCAAGGCGGGCTTGAAGTGCTGGCTCAACGTCGGCCGCACCGCCGCGATCACCTCCTCCGTGGAGGGTTTGGCGCCGCGCTCGTACATTCCCATCATGAGGTCCGTCCCCAGGTTGCTGGTGAGGATGATGACCGTGTTGCGGAAGTCGACGGCACGCCCCTCGCCATCGGTGAGCACCCCCTTGTCGAACACCTGGTAGAAGAGGTTCATCACCTCCAGCTCGGCCTTCTCGCACTCGTCCAGCAGCACCACCGAATAGGGGCGCTGGCGAACCGCCTCCGTCAGCAGCCCGCCCTCGCCATACCCGACGTAGCCTGGGGGGGAGCCGATGAGCCGAGAGACGGTGTGCTTCTCCTGGAACTCGGACATGTTGAGCGTGGTCATGAAACGCTCACCGCCATAGAGGGCATCCGCCAGCGCGAGCGCCGTCTCCGTCTTCCCCACGCCGCTGGGCCCCACGAAGAGCAGCACGCCGATGGGCGTGTCTGGGTTGCGGATACCGGCCTGAGCGATGCGGAGCGTCTCCGCGACCTTTTGGAGCGCCGCGTTCTGTCCGCGCACCCGGGTCCCGAGCCGCTCTTCCAGGCTCAGCACGGCCTCCAGCGCGTCGCTGCGCATCTTGCCCACCGGGATGCCCGTCCAGCTCGCGACCACCCGGGCCACCACGTCCGCGTCCACGTCCGCGTGCACCAGCGGGTCCTCCCCCTGTGACCGGGAGACCGCCGCGGCAGCCTCTCCCACCGCGGTCCGGAGACCCGAGGTGTCCTGTCCAGGCTGCGGGCCCATCAGGTTCTTTCGCGCCGATTGCAGCGACGTCACCAGGGACCGCTCGGTCTCCCAGCGCCCCTTCAACGCCGCCAGGGAGTCCCGAAGCGCGCGCAACTTCGCCTCCAGCGCCTCCAGCGCCTCCTCGGAACCCGAGTGGGCCTCCGCCAGGTCTCTCCGGAGCGCATCCCGCTCCCGCTCCACGCCGGCAATCTGGGCCTCCAGCGAGGAGACCTTGTCCGGGCGGGTGGACTGCTCGATGCGTACCCGTGCGGCCGCCGTGTCCAGCAGATCCACCGCCTTGTCGGGCAACTGTCGGCTCGCGATGTACCGGTGGGAGAGTCGAACCGCAGCGGTGATGGCCTCGTCCCGGATGGTGACCCCGTGGGCCGACTCATAAATGGGCCGCAACCCCCGGAGCATCAGGATGGCATCCTCTTCGCCTGGCTCGTCCACCTTGACCGGTTGAAAGCGTCGCTCCAGCGCGGCGTCCTTCTCGAAATACTTCTTGTACTCG encodes the following:
- a CDS encoding NAD(P)-dependent oxidoreductase, which translates into the protein MRRPLPEEIRISVTGRGNEVTYGPSRPVVPPQEAELPVLIFGAAGRTGRILVDQAVGLGHRVTAFARDLKNLPAPHARLRLMQGSVEDADAVAAAMKDQTVVLCALGPTGRKDREAIAQGTQNIVTAMREHHVRRLIYMPFHEQGNGWGPSALFEKLMGTLRARKTPEGWQHRVAVIRESPLEWVIVRPTRLTDGPAGKQYQVSIDQSKVPLRISRADVADFMLEQLRSPRFVRKSPVIGG
- the tssH gene encoding type VI secretion system ATPase TssH; this translates as MRVDPQALVKRLTPTATRHLEAAVGRASGSHCHEIVVEHLLAQLLALEDSEVVVLLRRFEVDPKQLAGRVERVLQDLRTGSAGRPVFSESVFQWLEDAWLLASVELGDSRLRSGLLVAQFILRRSRYTAEHFPELDAVPLDELKRSLPEVLRASAESQEAAPPAGRAASQGGAPEGADAGALKRFALSFTGRVREGKIDPVFGRHREIRQLVDILSRRRKNNPILVGEPGVGKTALVEGLAWAIVKGDVPEALRNVELMGLDIGLLQAGAGVRGEFENRLKAVIAEVKASATPIVLFIDEAHTLIGAGGAAGGSDAANLLKPALARGELRTIAATTWSEYKKYFEKDAALERRFQPVKVDEPGEEDAILMLRGLRPIYESAHGVTIRDEAITAAVRLSHRYIASRQLPDKAVDLLDTAAARVRIEQSTRPDKVSSLEAQIAGVERERDALRRDLAEAHSGSEEALEALEAKLRALRDSLAALKGRWETERSLVTSLQSARKNLMGPQPGQDTSGLRTAVGEAAAAVSRSQGEDPLVHADVDADVVARVVASWTGIPVGKMRSDALEAVLSLEERLGTRVRGQNAALQKVAETLRIAQAGIRNPDTPIGVLLFVGPSGVGKTETALALADALYGGERFMTTLNMSEFQEKHTVSRLIGSPPGYVGYGEGGLLTEAVRQRPYSVVLLDECEKAELEVMNLFYQVFDKGVLTDGEGRAVDFRNTVIILTSNLGTDLMMGMYERGAKPSTEEVIAAVRPTLSQHFKPALLARMTLVPFTPVGTDVMKEITRMKLAALAGRLRAAHRIETVFVPELVDELARRCTESETGARNVEHLLRNSLMPEISRELLQRLVGGDVPPRLSVGLAPDGQWQIHFTGAQA